The Sulfurimonas sp. HSL3-2 genome segment CTTCATCGTCACCATAGAAGTAGCAGGTTTAAGGCTGAGCCCGCCGCTGTCATAAGTAAGACCTTTTCCTACTAAGCTGATGATCTTTTTCGCTTTTTTAGGTTTGTATGCAAGGTGGATAAGCTGACTTTCATGGCGTGATGCACGTCCGACTGCAAGCATCGATTCCATCTTCTCTTTACGAAGATCATCTTCACCTAAAACGTTACATGTAAGCTTGTTTTCACGTGCTAGCTCTTTGGCTATTTCAGCGAAGCTTGCAGGGTGGAGGTCTTCTGGAGTCGTATTGACGATATCACGTGTGAAACATGTAGATTCAGCGATGATCACTGCTTCTTCGAATGCTTTTGAAAGCTTTTTGATATCTTTACATGTAAGATAGATATCTTGTAAAGTTGCCTCTTTAGACTCTGATTTATATCTGTTGTAGTCGTATCCTCCGAGGATGACACCTTCTACAACGGCTTCTAAATTTTTCGCATCTACCGGGAATGAAGCAGATTCATTTTTAGAAGATTTAAGTGCTTTTATCGCTTGGCTGGCAGCACTTCTGATGCAGTCGCTCTCTAATGCTTCGACACCGCACGCTAAGATACCTTTCTCATGCAGAAAACAAAGTGTGTCTTGTGCCGCTTCAAAACCTGCTTTTTCAAGCAGTTTTTTCTGTTTATGTTTTTTTAGCGTCTCTTTAGTTAAAAACTCTACGCATACATCACTTTTTATCTCGTTGACTAGATCTAAATTCATTATATATCCTTGATTGGAACTCTTAATCGAAATGAAGCAGGTCTTTTGCCTGCATCATATCTTTGTCACCGCGTCCTGAAAGGTTGACGATGATCAGTTTACCTTTAATATCTTCTATTTTCTTGAGGTATGCTACCGCATGTGCACTTTCAAAAGCGGGAATGATTCCCTCTTTTCTACTTAACCATACGAATGCGTCAAGTGCTTCTTCATCTGTCGCATTTCCGTATGATGCAGATCCGTTGTCTTTATGAAATGCATGTTCGGGTCCGATACCGGGATAATCAAGTCCCGCAGAGATCGAATGCGCTTCAAGTATTTGCCCGTCTTCATCTTGAAGCAGGTAGCTCATCTGTCCGTGGAGTACTCCGGGACGACCCATTAGAAGAGAACACCCGTGTTTGTCCGTACAGACACCGTGTCCGCCTGCCTCGACACCGATACACTCTACCTCTTTGTCTTCTAAAAAGTGCTGAAATGCACCGATAGCATTACTTCCGCCGCCGATACAAGCGATAACATGATCAGGAAGACGGTTTTCTTTTTCAAGTATCTGAGCTCTTGCTTCATACCCTATGATCGCTTGAAAATCACGTACCATCATCGGATATGGATGAGGACCGGCAACTGTACCGATGATATAAAAAGTATCTCTGGCATTTGTAACCCAGTGACGGATAGCATCGTTCATTGCGTCTTTTAACGTCTTAGATCCACTCTCTACAGCATTGACTTTTGCTCCCAGAAGCTTCATACGAAAGACGTTTAGTTCTTGGCGTGCGACATCTTTTGCACCCATGAATATTTCGCACTCCAGACCTAAAAGAGCTGCTATGGTGGCAGTCGCTACACCGTGCTGTCCCGCACCCGTCTCAGCGATCACTTTTTTGTATCCAAGACGTTTTGCCATAAGACCTTGAGCGATAACGTTGTTTACTTTATGTGCTCCCGTATGGTTCAGGTCTTCACGTTTTAAGTAGATTTTTGCTCCGAGCTCTTCAGAGATATTATGTGCATAATAAAGCGGAGAAGGGCGGCCTACATAGTCTTTTAGATAGTAATCGACCTCTTTCCAGAAATCTTTGTCAAATCTGATCTTTTTGTACTCTTTATCCAGATCTAAAAGCGCCGGCATCAATGTCTCAGGAACATAACGTCCCCCGAATATGCCGAAGTGTCCGTTTTCATCAGGATCGAATTTTGATGGTGATGGTATATACATTAATCTATTCCTACTACGCTATAAACTTTTGTCTGTTTTTCCAGTACTTTTTGTCCCTCTAGGAAATTCAAAGCAAGGATGAAACATGCTTCGACACAGACAGCACCTGTTTTATTGATAAGGGAAGCGGCTGCATTTGCTGTCCCGCCTGTCGCTATAAGATCGTCTATTAAAAGGACTTTCGCATCTTTTACATCTCTAAAGGCATCAATATGCAGTTCGACTTCATCAAAGCCGTACTCTAAAGAGTATTTTTCAGAGATCGTCGTATATGGAAGCTTTCCTTTTTTACGGATAGGGACAAATCCCGTTCCCAGCATCTGAGCAAGTGCAGCCCCAAAGATAAAACCGCGTGCATCTATACCCGCTATAAAATCCAGATTATAATCTTTATATCTTGCAGCTAAATGGTCCATAAGTACTGAAAAAGCATGTTTGTCGTTTAAAAGTGTCGTAATATCTTTAAAGACGATACCCGGTTTTGGAAAATCAGGTATGTCACGGATCGCATCATTTATGATCTTTAAATCTTGCGCTGTCATAGTTATCCTTTATAGTAAAGCGTCTATTCTGCTCTCAAGAGCTTTTATTTTAGAGTTTAATCTTTCTGTCTCAAGTCTGTGTTTAGAGTTACGCTGTTTTAAAACTTTTAGTTCATTTCTTAGCTTTGTCAACTCTTCACTCAAAATATCAACATTTCCGAGTGCACGCTGAAGCTGTATCTGATACTTTCTGATCAGTATCTCAGCTTCTTGAAGCGTTAGTTTCATCATCTCATTGCTACGCTGCTCTTTTACAGTAATACTTTTGAAATAAAACATCTTCACAAACAGAAATATAGCTAACAGTGAAACTATCGTTAAAACCGACCACTCAAAAAACATATCTTATCCTTGTATAGATTCTATCTTCTCGACACGTCCTGCATGGCGTCCGCCCTCAAAACCTGAAGCAATCCAGCTA includes the following:
- the trpB gene encoding tryptophan synthase subunit beta; this translates as MYIPSPSKFDPDENGHFGIFGGRYVPETLMPALLDLDKEYKKIRFDKDFWKEVDYYLKDYVGRPSPLYYAHNISEELGAKIYLKREDLNHTGAHKVNNVIAQGLMAKRLGYKKVIAETGAGQHGVATATIAALLGLECEIFMGAKDVARQELNVFRMKLLGAKVNAVESGSKTLKDAMNDAIRHWVTNARDTFYIIGTVAGPHPYPMMVRDFQAIIGYEARAQILEKENRLPDHVIACIGGGSNAIGAFQHFLEDKEVECIGVEAGGHGVCTDKHGCSLLMGRPGVLHGQMSYLLQDEDGQILEAHSISAGLDYPGIGPEHAFHKDNGSASYGNATDEEALDAFVWLSRKEGIIPAFESAHAVAYLKKIEDIKGKLIIVNLSGRGDKDMMQAKDLLHFD
- a CDS encoding leucyl aminopeptidase translates to MNLDLVNEIKSDVCVEFLTKETLKKHKQKKLLEKAGFEAAQDTLCFLHEKGILACGVEALESDCIRSAASQAIKALKSSKNESASFPVDAKNLEAVVEGVILGGYDYNRYKSESKEATLQDIYLTCKDIKKLSKAFEEAVIIAESTCFTRDIVNTTPEDLHPASFAEIAKELARENKLTCNVLGEDDLRKEKMESMLAVGRASRHESQLIHLAYKPKKAKKIISLVGKGLTYDSGGLSLKPATSMVTMKMDKAGACAVLGMIKAASELKLDVEIHAFIGAVENMIGGDAYKPDDVLVTRSKKTVEVRNTDAEGRLVLCDVLDYAQDKVKADYIFDFATLTGACMVALGQYTTGVMGHSNKLKHDLFTAADKSGELIGALPFNRHLKKLLKSEIADLSNVASKPYGGAITAGLFLDNFIKDENKEKWLHFDIAGSAYTESPWDCNVYGATGAGVRLISSFLKELK
- a CDS encoding adenine phosphoribosyltransferase, which codes for MTMTAQDLKIINDAIRDIPDFPKPGIVFKDITTLLNDKHAFSVLMDHLAARYKDYNLDFIAGIDARGFIFGAALAQMLGTGFVPIRKKGKLPYTTISEKYSLEYGFDEVELHIDAFRDVKDAKVLLIDDLIATGGTANAAASLINKTGAVCVEACFILALNFLEGQKVLEKQTKVYSVVGID